TAAACTAAAGAACTAAATATTCTGGAGATGCTAATCCCTAATCCATTAGCAAGTTTTTCAATACTTTTAAGTGAAAGGTTAGTAGTGCCTCGTTCTACTGCTCCGATGTATGTATTATGCAAATTTGCCTTTTCTGCCAATTCTTCTTGTGTTAACTCTTGAGCCTTTCTTAATTCCTGTATCTTTTTACCAAATTTAATAAGTAAATCTTCCATCTTTGTCTCCTTTAAGAAATATATCATTGTTTACATTTTAAGTAAAGAGTGGATAAATATTATTTTTTTTTGACAATAGACAAAATTTTTGCTTGACAAATTTGATATTTTATGGTATACTATAAATAATCAAATTCAAATGAAAGATTGAAAGAGAATCTACTTATTCGACTAACTCCATGGAATACTTACCATCTAAAGAAGTGAGGAAGAAAGTTGGAGAGATGAGAATCAAAAAACTCCCATCCGATAAATCCGTTCAATCCGCTTACCCAAAAAGGAGGAAGAAGGAAAATGTGTAAAAAGATTATTGTTTTATGTTTAGTTATTGGGCTGATGCAAATAGCAGGGTTTAATAGGAATAGTTTTGCGGAAGAGGACATGATAAAAGAGACTACTATAAAAACCCAGGATTTAAAAACACTAAGTGTAAAAGAAGAGATAGCTGTTGGTAAAGAAGATGTGTTAAAGAAGAAACAGGGACAAACCTATCAAGCAAAAGAAACTATTGGTGAAATTGCAATCGAGGAAGCAGAAGAAGTTGGTGGCTACAAAAAGACATCTCCTCGTGAAAATGTTAAAGAAATTAAAGACCTACAAAAAGAAAAATCTATATTTTTACCTGCTGAAGAGATAACTTCAGAGATGCCACCACTGATTTTAAATGAGCAAGAA
This region of bacterium genomic DNA includes:
- a CDS encoding helix-turn-helix transcriptional regulator, coding for MEDLLIKFGKKIQELRKAQELTQEELAEKANLHNTYIGAVERGTTNLSLKSIEKLANGLGISISRIFSSLVYDEDLTQDELLISEIIRLLKGNDIITLELLKNHIKDTLKWIKDVRGKQETKTKRD